Proteins encoded by one window of Cyanobacteriota bacterium:
- a CDS encoding DUF1232 domain-containing protein yields MRTLFTWYGNALLNPRTRLWVLLGSLVYLLSPIDISPDLIPFAGQIDDVVLLMMVISGLSQLFSQRQGLTQPLERDDDREAEDADRVTQTINVDAVEIK; encoded by the coding sequence ATGAGAACGTTGTTTACATGGTATGGCAATGCGCTGTTGAATCCAAGAACTCGCCTTTGGGTATTGCTAGGCAGTTTGGTCTATCTGCTGAGTCCGATCGATATTTCTCCTGATCTTATTCCTTTTGCAGGGCAGATTGACGATGTAGTGCTGTTGATGATGGTGATATCGGGTTTATCGCAGTTGTTTAGCCAGCGCCAAGGGTTAACTCAACCACTTGAGCGGGACGATGATCGGGAGGCTGAAGATGCCGATCGGGTCACTCAAACTATTAATGTAGATGCAGTGGAAATCAAGTGA